A single Anatilimnocola floriformis DNA region contains:
- a CDS encoding transposase, producing MPEFPFQCFDPNQDHTIVWKRLPHWAQAGTICFITWRTADSFPRDLVEKFIARREELLRQLSIDPRGDWRQSIQKLPTAIRERTQWELFANWDEQLDLAAGACVLREPDLSEIVLNSLLHFDNDRYFLTDAVVMPNHVHLLVAFRSEAMLVTQCKSWKRYTATKINRWLRNKNYSTNSGIMPVSASGEFWQVDQFDHLVRSPDEYARYRRYIAENPEKAGLVAGSYRYYSKPISGSITP from the coding sequence ATGCCGGAATTTCCCTTTCAGTGTTTTGATCCGAATCAAGACCACACGATTGTTTGGAAGCGGCTGCCGCATTGGGCCCAAGCCGGAACAATTTGTTTCATCACATGGCGGACTGCTGACTCGTTCCCACGCGACTTGGTGGAAAAATTTATTGCTCGTCGCGAAGAGCTACTTAGACAACTGAGCATCGATCCCCGCGGTGACTGGCGGCAGTCAATCCAAAAATTGCCAACCGCAATCCGCGAGCGGACGCAATGGGAACTATTCGCGAACTGGGACGAGCAACTCGATCTAGCAGCTGGAGCTTGTGTCTTACGCGAGCCAGACCTCTCCGAAATTGTGCTGAATAGCCTGCTGCATTTCGACAATGATCGGTATTTTCTCACCGATGCCGTTGTGATGCCGAACCATGTCCACTTGCTGGTAGCGTTTCGCAGCGAAGCGATGCTGGTGACGCAATGCAAGTCGTGGAAGAGATATACCGCTACGAAGATTAACCGTTGGTTGCGAAACAAAAACTATTCGACAAATTCGGGGATAATGCCCGTCTCGGCGAGCGGCGAGTTCTGGCAAGTTGATCAGTTCGATCACCTCGTGCGTTCACCTGACGAGTATGCCAGGTACCGTCGCTACATTGCCGAGAACCCAGAAAAGGCGGGACTCGTGGCGGGAAGCTACCGCTATTATTCAAAACCGATCTCAGGTTCAATTACACCGTGA
- a CDS encoding sensor histidine kinase, which yields MSLVNRVSAFFLVALAVILAIYSVTMYVLVSQQLHRQFERQLHAALHQLTAAVEVEEDDVKFEPSDHTIHLGSEDGLEDIRWAIFDEAGKIVTRSQNITPGKSLDDELLKYGEQLHQEEHADSLDLGNWRVLQHRLAAEHPKPIEERDALERAALVVTVGRSPEDLNANLRWVSLLVIVLPIGTWLIAAVVGHRFCAAALRPVRTMADDAREMSLASTNGQFSTERIPVAKTGDELAELGVAFNAVLDELFKTLGQQRRFTGDAAHQLRTPLAAIRGQIEVALRRPRTAEEHARTLSVLLEQTTEMQQVVESLLFLARAEGEAAAPTAEQISLKSWLPSFLQRFEKHPRATDLHFQSLQPAEITASPALLSQLLENLVSNALKYSEPGTPVTVEVRQSKHAAIIAVQDQGIGIPASERTAIFEPFFRSPNARKAGIAGTGLGLAIAARIATALGGELTCEPVDGPGSCFVLRLPSVGAVTP from the coding sequence ATGTCGCTCGTCAACCGCGTCTCGGCGTTCTTTCTCGTCGCGCTCGCCGTCATCCTGGCCATTTATTCCGTCACGATGTATGTCCTCGTGTCGCAGCAACTTCATCGGCAGTTCGAGCGACAGTTGCACGCCGCGCTGCATCAACTGACGGCTGCCGTTGAAGTGGAAGAAGACGATGTGAAGTTCGAGCCGTCGGATCACACGATCCATCTCGGCAGCGAGGATGGCCTGGAGGACATTCGTTGGGCGATCTTCGACGAAGCGGGCAAAATCGTCACGCGGTCGCAGAACATCACGCCCGGCAAATCACTCGACGATGAGCTGCTGAAATACGGCGAGCAGTTGCACCAGGAGGAGCACGCCGATTCGCTCGATTTGGGGAACTGGCGAGTGTTGCAGCATCGGCTCGCGGCTGAACATCCCAAGCCGATCGAAGAACGGGACGCGCTGGAGCGGGCTGCGCTGGTGGTCACTGTTGGCCGTTCGCCTGAAGATCTGAATGCCAATCTCCGCTGGGTTTCGCTGCTGGTTATCGTCCTGCCGATCGGCACTTGGCTGATCGCTGCCGTGGTCGGTCATCGCTTTTGCGCGGCGGCGCTTCGGCCTGTTCGGACGATGGCCGACGATGCGCGGGAGATGAGTCTCGCTTCGACGAATGGTCAATTCTCGACGGAGCGAATCCCTGTCGCGAAAACTGGCGATGAACTCGCCGAGCTCGGAGTCGCGTTCAATGCAGTGCTCGATGAACTTTTCAAAACACTCGGTCAGCAACGGCGATTCACCGGCGATGCAGCCCATCAACTCCGCACGCCACTCGCCGCCATTCGGGGACAGATTGAAGTCGCGCTTCGCCGACCGCGCACCGCGGAAGAACATGCCAGGACGCTGAGTGTGCTGTTGGAGCAAACCACTGAAATGCAGCAAGTCGTCGAGAGTCTGCTCTTTCTCGCGCGGGCCGAAGGAGAGGCAGCCGCGCCGACGGCCGAGCAAATCTCGCTTAAATCGTGGCTCCCATCATTTCTGCAGCGCTTCGAAAAGCACCCGCGCGCCACTGACTTGCATTTTCAATCGCTGCAGCCAGCCGAGATCACGGCTTCGCCGGCGCTTCTTAGTCAGCTGCTTGAAAACCTGGTGAGCAACGCGCTCAAATACAGCGAGCCCGGCACGCCGGTGACGGTGGAAGTTCGGCAATCGAAACACGCGGCCATCATTGCCGTGCAGGATCAAGGCATTGGCATTCCCGCCAGCGAACGGACGGCGATCTTTGAGCCCTTCTTCCGCTCGCCGAACGCCCGCAAGGCAGGCATCGCCGGCACCGGCTTGGGCCTCGCCATCGCGGCTCGCATCGCCACCGCCCTCGGCGGCGAACTCACCTGCGAACCCGTCGATGGCCCAGGAAGTTGCTTTGTGCTTCGCTTGCCAAGTGTAGGCGCAGTCACTCCGTGA
- a CDS encoding response regulator transcription factor, producing MSARILIVEDEPRIADFLVRGLTEEGYQVEHAADGRAGGIALASGVWDLVLLDWWLPVEDGISLLRRFRQQNRTTPVLFLSARDAIAQRVEGLDAGADDYLTKPFAFEELLARVRALLRRPSQATPLELEYAGVKVDLAAQKAYREGQLLDLTGKEFQLLTLLLRHPGTILSRTRIFDAVWGEQYDGLSNTLEVHVKELRRKLETQGPRIIHTHRGRGYALDAQHADHSAGEE from the coding sequence ATGAGCGCCCGCATTTTGATTGTCGAAGACGAGCCGCGGATTGCGGACTTCCTCGTGCGCGGTCTGACCGAGGAGGGTTATCAAGTCGAACACGCTGCCGACGGCCGAGCCGGCGGCATTGCCCTCGCCAGTGGCGTGTGGGATCTCGTGTTGCTCGATTGGTGGCTGCCAGTCGAAGATGGCATTTCGCTGTTGCGGAGGTTTCGTCAACAAAATCGAACCACGCCGGTGCTCTTCCTCTCTGCCCGCGATGCGATTGCTCAGCGAGTGGAAGGCCTCGATGCTGGCGCCGACGACTACCTCACCAAGCCGTTTGCTTTTGAGGAACTTCTGGCGCGAGTGCGAGCACTGCTCCGCCGACCGAGCCAGGCCACGCCGCTCGAACTCGAATATGCCGGCGTGAAAGTAGATCTCGCCGCACAGAAAGCATATCGCGAGGGACAACTCCTCGATCTGACCGGCAAGGAGTTTCAACTCCTTACGCTCCTGCTGCGACATCCGGGGACAATCCTCTCGCGCACGCGAATTTTCGATGCCGTGTGGGGCGAGCAATACGATGGTTTGTCGAATACGCTCGAAGTGCACGTCAAAGAACTGCGCCGTAAGTTGGAAACTCAGGGCCCGCGGATCATTCACACGCATCGAGGCCGTGGTTACGCGCTCGATGCACAACACGCAGATCACTCCGCGGGCGAGGAATAA